A portion of the Microbulbifer agarilyticus genome contains these proteins:
- a CDS encoding NADH:flavin oxidoreductase has translation MSNPLDNLLRPLEHKSLKLRNRVAMAPMTRTASPGNIPNDQVAGYYRRRAEGEVGLLITEGTFVHPAGNGYENVPAFYGDDALMGWKKVVDGVHAAGGQIIPQLWHVGSVRKEGTGPDKSLPGLSPSGLFKPGKPNGKAMSKADIQETVQAFADAAKAAKAIGFDGVELHGAHGYLIDQFFWEGTNVRDDEYGGSLENRTRFAVEIVEAVRDAVGEDFAIVLRYSQWKQQDYDARLAHTPEELERFLAPLTNAGVDIFHASQRRFWVPEFEGSDMNLAGWTKELTGKPVISVGSVGLDDDFIGGNNQGMGGTANPTGLDELTRRMDKGEFDMIAVGRALLQDPNWLMKVKQGREEEIVPFTKAALASLS, from the coding sequence ATGAGCAACCCTCTCGACAATCTGTTGCGTCCGTTAGAACACAAGTCTCTGAAGTTACGCAATCGCGTGGCCATGGCCCCCATGACCCGCACCGCTTCTCCCGGCAATATTCCCAACGATCAGGTTGCGGGTTACTACCGCCGCCGCGCCGAAGGTGAAGTGGGCCTGCTGATTACCGAGGGCACTTTCGTCCACCCGGCCGGGAACGGCTATGAGAATGTGCCGGCCTTTTACGGTGACGATGCCCTGATGGGTTGGAAGAAAGTTGTCGATGGCGTACACGCCGCCGGTGGACAGATTATTCCTCAGCTATGGCATGTTGGCTCAGTGCGCAAGGAAGGCACCGGGCCGGACAAATCCCTTCCCGGTCTCTCGCCCTCCGGCCTGTTCAAGCCCGGCAAGCCCAACGGCAAGGCGATGAGTAAAGCCGACATTCAGGAAACTGTGCAGGCATTTGCCGATGCAGCCAAAGCAGCAAAGGCGATTGGTTTTGACGGTGTCGAACTGCACGGTGCCCACGGCTACCTGATTGACCAGTTTTTCTGGGAAGGCACCAACGTGCGCGACGATGAGTACGGCGGCTCACTGGAAAACCGCACCCGCTTCGCGGTGGAAATTGTGGAAGCTGTGCGTGACGCGGTGGGCGAAGATTTTGCTATTGTCCTGCGCTACTCCCAATGGAAACAACAGGATTACGATGCGCGACTGGCGCACACCCCCGAAGAACTGGAACGCTTCCTGGCACCGCTCACGAATGCCGGCGTAGATATCTTCCACGCCTCGCAACGACGCTTCTGGGTACCAGAATTTGAAGGTTCCGATATGAACCTGGCCGGCTGGACCAAAGAGCTTACCGGCAAGCCGGTCATTTCTGTGGGTAGTGTCGGCCTCGACGATGATTTTATCGGTGGCAACAACCAGGGCATGGGCGGCACCGCCAACCCCACCGGCCTGGACGAACTGACGCGCCGTATGGACAAGGGCGAATTCGACATGATTGCCGTGGGCCGCGCCCTGCTGCAAGACCCGAACTGGCTGATGAAAGTGAAACAAGGTCGCGAAGAAGAAATCGTGCCATTTACCAAAGCGGCACTGGCAAGCCTGAGCTGA
- a CDS encoding phosphoribosyltransferase, producing MSEKQYISAQSLLDDSYTLALKVVESGFLPDYIVGVWRGGAPIGIAVQEMFDFLGFHADHIAIRTSSYTGVNQRQKEVKVHGLTYLIKQVESHEKMLIVDDVYDTGLSIQQAISDMRKAAKKNTPEIRVACPYFKPSRNQTDMEPDYYLHETDKWLVFPHELKGLSMDEILENKQELRKHQDKLRALKKSD from the coding sequence GTGAGCGAAAAGCAATATATTTCCGCCCAGTCCCTGCTGGACGATTCCTACACATTGGCCCTGAAAGTCGTGGAGAGCGGCTTCCTGCCAGACTACATCGTAGGGGTTTGGCGCGGCGGAGCGCCTATCGGCATCGCAGTACAGGAAATGTTTGATTTCCTCGGCTTCCATGCAGATCACATTGCCATTCGCACCTCCTCTTACACCGGCGTTAACCAGCGTCAGAAAGAGGTGAAAGTGCACGGCCTCACCTACCTGATCAAACAGGTGGAATCCCATGAAAAAATGCTGATCGTCGACGACGTTTACGATACCGGACTGAGCATTCAGCAAGCCATCAGCGACATGCGCAAGGCGGCGAAGAAAAACACCCCGGAAATCCGTGTTGCCTGCCCCTACTTCAAACCCAGTCGCAATCAGACTGACATGGAACCGGACTACTACCTGCACGAAACCGACAAGTGGTTAGTCTTCCCCCATGAACTGAAAGGGCTCAGCATGGATGAAATCCTGGAAAACAAACAGGAACTGCGCAAGCACCAAGACAAACTGCGCGCGCTGAAAAAAAGCGACTAA
- a CDS encoding pteridine reductase → MATVLITGAAARLGRAIAEELHRDHQVIVHYRHSSQAAEALVETLNQRRPDSATAVQSELASADDCQRLAEAALECFGEVSVLVNNASAFYPTPIGDASEQQWGELMGSNLKAPFFLSQALTPALADANGCIVNLADIHADKPMPSHTIYSAAKAGLVMMTKSLARELAPRVRVNAVAPGAILWPEQASEGYNKEQILERIPMQRSGDPSDIARTVRFLACDAPYITGQIIAVDGGRSLNM, encoded by the coding sequence ATGGCCACAGTTTTGATCACCGGCGCCGCCGCACGCCTCGGGCGCGCAATCGCCGAAGAACTCCATCGCGATCATCAGGTCATTGTGCATTACCGTCACTCCAGCCAAGCGGCAGAGGCGCTGGTGGAAACTCTGAATCAGCGCCGCCCCGACTCGGCGACTGCCGTACAGAGCGAACTCGCCAGTGCCGACGACTGCCAACGCTTGGCAGAGGCCGCCCTGGAATGCTTCGGCGAAGTTTCCGTACTGGTGAACAACGCGTCCGCCTTCTACCCCACCCCCATCGGCGATGCCAGCGAGCAGCAGTGGGGTGAACTGATGGGCAGTAATTTGAAAGCCCCGTTTTTTCTCAGCCAGGCCCTGACTCCGGCCCTGGCGGATGCCAATGGCTGTATCGTCAACCTTGCCGATATTCATGCAGACAAGCCCATGCCCAGCCACACGATTTACAGTGCGGCCAAAGCAGGACTGGTAATGATGACCAAGAGCCTGGCCCGTGAGCTGGCGCCGCGGGTTCGGGTCAATGCCGTGGCCCCCGGTGCGATTCTGTGGCCGGAGCAGGCCAGTGAAGGCTATAACAAGGAGCAGATACTGGAGCGCATCCCCATGCAGCGTAGCGGTGACCCATCAGACATCGCCCGCACTGTGCGCTTCCTCGCCTGTGACGCACCCTATATCACCGGCCAGATTATTGCGGTCGACGGTGGCCGCAGCCTGAATATGTAA
- a CDS encoding multifunctional CCA addition/repair protein, whose product MNVYLVGGAVRDKLLQRPIHERDWVVVGATEDDMRNQGFRPVGKDFPVFLHPDTGEEYALARTERKSGHGYGGFTVFASPDVTLEQDLQRRDLTVNAMAETEEGAIIDPYGGRADLEARTLRHVSPAFSEDPLRILRVARFAARYAPLGFTVADETMTLMRAMVDAGEVEHLVAERVWKEVSRALTEPRPDIFISTLRECGALKVLLPEVDCLFGIPQPPLHHPEIDTGDHVLRALRQAPPELPVRFAVLVHDLGKGVTPEEVLPSHRGHEAAGLPLVKAVCKRLRVPNPITALSLGVCEYHLHSHKAFELRPQTLLKLLRALDALRKPERFEQFLESCEADARGRLGLEDREYPQVDYLRAARDAAAQVDPQALIAQGFAGAELGKALDQARLQALTKLKNTYGAPGQD is encoded by the coding sequence ATGAATGTCTATCTGGTCGGCGGCGCTGTCCGCGACAAGCTTCTACAACGCCCGATACACGAACGCGACTGGGTGGTAGTGGGTGCCACCGAGGACGACATGCGCAACCAGGGCTTCCGCCCGGTGGGCAAAGACTTCCCGGTTTTCCTGCACCCGGATACCGGTGAGGAATACGCACTGGCACGTACAGAGCGCAAAAGCGGCCACGGATACGGTGGTTTTACCGTGTTCGCCAGCCCTGACGTCACCCTGGAGCAGGACCTGCAGCGACGCGACCTCACCGTCAATGCCATGGCAGAAACCGAAGAGGGTGCCATCATCGACCCCTACGGCGGCCGCGCCGACCTGGAAGCGCGCACGCTGCGCCATGTATCTCCCGCCTTTAGCGAAGACCCTCTGCGCATATTGCGTGTAGCCCGTTTTGCCGCACGCTATGCACCACTGGGCTTTACCGTCGCCGATGAGACTATGACGCTGATGCGCGCCATGGTGGATGCAGGAGAGGTGGAGCACCTGGTTGCAGAGCGGGTATGGAAGGAAGTGAGTCGTGCACTCACCGAGCCGCGGCCGGATATTTTTATCAGCACGCTGCGGGAATGTGGCGCACTCAAAGTACTGCTACCCGAAGTAGATTGCCTGTTTGGTATCCCACAACCGCCGCTGCATCACCCGGAAATCGACACGGGCGATCATGTGCTGCGCGCATTGCGCCAGGCACCACCGGAACTCCCGGTGCGCTTTGCCGTGCTGGTACACGATCTCGGCAAAGGGGTTACCCCGGAGGAGGTTCTGCCGAGCCATCGCGGCCACGAAGCGGCCGGATTGCCGCTGGTAAAAGCAGTGTGTAAGCGCCTGCGCGTGCCCAACCCAATCACCGCGCTATCACTCGGCGTGTGTGAATACCATTTACATAGCCATAAAGCGTTTGAGCTGCGCCCGCAGACACTACTGAAATTACTGCGCGCGCTCGATGCGCTGCGCAAGCCGGAGCGTTTCGAGCAGTTTCTGGAGAGTTGCGAAGCCGACGCCCGCGGGCGCCTGGGACTGGAAGACCGCGAATATCCGCAAGTCGACTACCTTCGCGCAGCCCGCGATGCCGCCGCGCAGGTAGACCCACAGGCGCTTATTGCGCAGGGTTTTGCCGGCGCGGAGCTCGGCAAGGCCCTGGACCAGGCACGCCTGCAAGCCCTGACCAAATTAAAAAACACCTACGGAGCCCCCGGTCAGGACTGA
- a CDS encoding response regulator has protein sequence MSEVHVLTTGEAARYCGVNFRTVIRWIERGQLKAYKLPGRGDHRICVEDFVSFLRDNAMPVPAELGAATRKVLLVSDSPEMIAGRQLLQQAGCDVDLASDSFSAGAMLASGKPAMLVLDSNLEGVNGFQVLDMLRSRSEFSSLSVVLVAPQDEDNQQRWLDAGADAVVAAGCDRAELVGRINLLLDA, from the coding sequence ATGAGCGAAGTGCATGTACTTACGACCGGGGAAGCTGCCCGGTATTGCGGGGTTAATTTCCGAACCGTAATCCGCTGGATTGAGCGAGGACAGCTCAAGGCGTACAAACTCCCGGGCCGCGGTGACCACCGTATCTGCGTGGAAGACTTTGTGAGCTTCCTGCGCGACAACGCCATGCCGGTCCCTGCGGAACTGGGTGCCGCGACGCGCAAAGTGCTGCTGGTGTCCGATTCCCCGGAGATGATTGCGGGACGTCAGTTACTGCAACAGGCAGGCTGCGACGTAGATCTGGCGAGCGATTCGTTTAGCGCTGGCGCCATGCTGGCCAGCGGCAAGCCGGCAATGCTGGTGCTGGATAGCAACCTTGAAGGAGTAAACGGCTTTCAGGTATTGGATATGCTGCGTTCACGCAGCGAGTTTTCGTCTCTGAGTGTGGTGCTGGTTGCGCCGCAAGACGAAGACAATCAGCAGCGCTGGTTGGATGCCGGTGCCGATGCGGTGGTTGCGGCCGGTTGCGACCGCGCGGAGCTGGTAGGGCGCATCAACTTGCTGCTGGACGCCTGA
- a CDS encoding SpoVR family protein, whose product MLDTGLNDKQPISTTSEWTFELIQEYDREIALLAKEFGLDTYPNQIEVISSEQMMDAYSSVGMPVGYNHWSFGKQFISVENNYQRGRMGLAYEIVINSNPCIAYLMEENTMTMQALVIAHASYGHNSFFKGNYLFRTWTDASSIIDYLLFAKNYIARCEERYGVDEVEALLDSCHALMNYGVDRYKRPYPISAHEEERRQKEREEYRQRQLNDLWRTIPKLGSGEEEAAVHRFPDEPQENLLYFIEKNAPLLENWQRELIRIVRKMAQYFYPQRQTQVMNEGWATFWHYTLLNALHAKGKVTDGFMMEFLSSHTSVIYQPPYDSPYYNGINPYALGFSIFTDLRRICENPTAEDRAWFPDIAGSNWKETLQFAMRDFKDESFILQFLSPKVMRDMKLFCICDDDREKEIEVGAIHNEDGYRDLRAKLAGQYNLGNREPNIQVYSVDTRGDRSITLHHTQHQRRPLGKDTLEVLKHLHRLWGFDVHLHSLNGDEITASYHCPEQGRDRSEIEESMLVPKPI is encoded by the coding sequence ATGCTTGATACAGGACTCAACGATAAGCAGCCCATTTCCACGACCTCGGAGTGGACGTTCGAACTTATTCAGGAGTACGACCGCGAAATCGCGCTGCTGGCCAAAGAGTTTGGCCTGGACACGTACCCCAACCAGATTGAGGTCATCAGTTCCGAGCAGATGATGGATGCATATTCATCCGTAGGGATGCCGGTAGGTTACAACCACTGGTCCTTCGGCAAGCAATTCATCAGTGTGGAAAACAACTACCAGCGCGGACGCATGGGGCTGGCGTATGAGATTGTGATTAATTCCAATCCGTGTATCGCCTACCTGATGGAAGAAAACACCATGACCATGCAGGCGCTGGTCATCGCGCACGCTAGCTACGGACACAACTCTTTCTTCAAAGGCAATTATCTGTTCCGTACCTGGACCGACGCCAGCAGCATTATTGATTACCTGCTGTTTGCAAAAAACTATATTGCCCGTTGCGAAGAACGCTATGGCGTCGATGAGGTCGAGGCACTACTGGATAGCTGCCACGCACTAATGAATTACGGCGTTGACCGTTATAAGCGCCCTTATCCCATTTCCGCCCATGAAGAGGAACGTCGCCAGAAAGAGCGGGAAGAATATCGGCAGCGACAACTGAATGACCTCTGGCGCACCATTCCGAAGTTGGGTAGCGGTGAAGAGGAGGCAGCGGTACATCGTTTCCCCGATGAACCACAGGAAAACCTGCTCTATTTCATCGAAAAAAATGCTCCGTTACTGGAAAACTGGCAACGAGAACTGATACGTATTGTGCGCAAAATGGCACAGTATTTTTATCCGCAGCGCCAGACCCAGGTAATGAATGAAGGCTGGGCAACCTTCTGGCACTACACGCTACTGAACGCACTGCATGCCAAAGGTAAAGTCACTGATGGCTTTATGATGGAGTTCCTCAGTAGCCACACCAGTGTGATCTATCAGCCACCCTACGACAGCCCCTACTACAACGGTATCAATCCCTACGCACTGGGCTTCAGTATTTTTACCGACCTGCGCCGCATCTGTGAAAATCCCACTGCCGAAGATCGCGCCTGGTTCCCAGACATCGCCGGTAGCAACTGGAAAGAAACCCTGCAATTCGCGATGCGCGACTTCAAGGACGAAAGTTTTATCCTGCAGTTCCTGTCACCCAAGGTGATGCGGGACATGAAGTTGTTCTGTATTTGCGATGACGATCGCGAAAAGGAAATTGAGGTGGGAGCCATCCACAATGAGGACGGCTATCGGGATCTGAGAGCGAAACTTGCCGGGCAATACAATCTGGGTAATCGCGAGCCAAACATTCAGGTGTACTCCGTCGACACCCGCGGCGACCGCTCCATCACCCTACACCACACCCAGCATCAGCGCCGGCCTCTGGGTAAAGACACGCTCGAGGTGCTCAAGCATTTGCATCGCCTGTGGGGATTCGACGTGCATCTGCATAGCCTCAACGGCGATGAAATCACCGCGAGTTATCATTGCCCGGAGCAGGGAAGAGACCGATCGGAAATAGAAGAGTCCATGCTGGTGCCAAAGCCGATTTGA
- a CDS encoding YeaH/YhbH family protein translates to MSYIIDRRLNGKKKSTVNRQRFLRRYKAHIKKAVGEAMNSRSITDLGKGEKISIPTRDLNEPIFSNGRGGHMEQVLPGNKEFVTGDRIPRPGQGQGQGSGGSGASDSGEGMDEFAFQISQDEFLEFMFEGLELPNMVKRKLAGNDAFHVVRAGFCNEGSPGRLNVVRSMRAANARRIALSGGKRRNLKLLEQELLAEEEKDPALRDQRKLDELRAKIEDLRGRVSRIPFLDDFDLKYNLLVKQPRPSSKAVMFCLMDVSGSMNQATKDMAKRFFLLLYLFLQRSYEYTEIVFIRHHTSAKEVDEQEFFYSRETGGTIVSSALKMMRNIMRERYPASEWNIYGAQASDGDNWNDDSSTCHKILIDDIMPHVQYYSYVEITPRDHQALWDEYQSVAEVFPEHFAMEQIIDVGDIYPVFRQLFTQKVAV, encoded by the coding sequence ATGAGCTACATCATCGACCGTCGCCTGAATGGCAAAAAGAAAAGCACCGTAAATCGCCAGCGTTTTTTACGGCGGTACAAGGCACACATCAAAAAAGCCGTTGGCGAGGCCATGAACAGCCGATCGATCACCGATTTAGGTAAAGGTGAAAAGATCAGCATCCCCACCCGCGACCTCAATGAACCGATTTTCTCCAATGGCCGCGGTGGCCACATGGAGCAGGTTTTGCCAGGAAACAAGGAATTTGTCACCGGTGATCGGATTCCCCGTCCCGGACAAGGGCAGGGCCAAGGTAGTGGCGGTAGTGGTGCCAGCGATAGCGGCGAGGGAATGGACGAGTTCGCCTTCCAGATTTCGCAGGACGAATTCCTCGAGTTTATGTTCGAAGGTCTCGAGCTACCGAACATGGTGAAGCGTAAACTTGCCGGTAACGATGCCTTTCACGTCGTACGCGCTGGTTTTTGTAACGAGGGTAGCCCGGGACGACTGAATGTCGTGCGCTCCATGCGCGCGGCAAATGCACGCCGTATTGCCCTGAGCGGCGGTAAGCGTCGTAATCTTAAACTGCTGGAACAGGAGCTACTGGCAGAAGAAGAAAAGGATCCGGCGCTGCGGGACCAGCGTAAACTGGATGAGCTGCGCGCAAAAATTGAAGACCTGCGCGGCCGCGTGAGTCGCATCCCTTTCCTTGACGATTTTGACCTCAAGTACAACCTGCTGGTAAAGCAGCCGCGCCCCAGCTCCAAGGCAGTGATGTTCTGCCTGATGGATGTATCTGGCTCCATGAACCAGGCCACCAAGGATATGGCCAAGCGGTTTTTCCTACTGCTCTACCTGTTCCTGCAGCGCAGCTATGAATACACCGAGATCGTGTTTATTCGTCACCACACCAGCGCCAAGGAAGTGGACGAGCAGGAATTTTTCTACTCCCGCGAAACCGGCGGCACCATCGTATCCAGCGCGCTAAAAATGATGCGTAACATCATGCGTGAGCGCTACCCGGCCAGTGAGTGGAACATTTACGGCGCCCAAGCCTCCGACGGCGACAACTGGAATGACGACTCCAGTACCTGCCACAAAATTCTGATAGACGACATCATGCCCCACGTGCAGTACTACTCCTATGTGGAAATTACCCCGCGGGATCACCAGGCCCTGTGGGATGAATACCAGAGCGTGGCAGAGGTGTTCCCAGAACACTTCGCCATGGAGCAAATCATTGATGTCGGCGATATCTATCCGGTGTTCCGCCAGTTATTTACTCAGAAGGTTGCCGTCTGA
- a CDS encoding PrkA family serine protein kinase: MSIFNHYLERYESIQEEELTIQEYLELCKNDRSAYASPAERMLMAIGEAELVDTSRDPRLSRIFSNKVIKRYKAFGEFYGMEEAIEQIVSFFRHAAQGLEEKKQILYLLGPVGGGKSSLAERLKALMEQVPIYAIKGSPVFESPLALFSPTEDGQILEEDYGIPRRYVNTIMSPWAVKRLHEYNGDITKFKVVKIRPSILDQQAIAKTEPGDENNQDISALVGKVDIRKLEDFPQNDPDAYSFSGSLCRSNQGLMEFVEMFKAPIKVLHPLLTATQEGNYNSTEGLGAIPFNGVILAHSNESEWQSFRNNRNNEAFLDRIYIVKVPYCLRVQEEIRIYDKLLENSSLSKAPCAPDTLRMLAQFSVLSRIKNPENSSVFSKMRVYDGENLKDTDPKAKTIQEYRDNSGVDEGMNGLSTRFAFKILSKVFNFDATEVAANPVHLLYVLEQQIEQEQFPPEIQENYLGFIKEYLAPRYVDFIGKEIQTAYLESYAEYGQNLFDRYVTYADFWIQDQEYRDPETGEILDRAALNEELEKTEKPAGISNPKDFRNEIVNFVLRARAGNQGKNPDWRSYEKLKAVIEKKMFSNTEDLLPVISFNTKASADDQKKHADFVARMVERGYTEKQVRLLSEWYLRVRKSQ, encoded by the coding sequence ATGTCGATATTCAATCACTACCTGGAACGCTACGAATCGATTCAGGAGGAAGAACTCACCATCCAGGAATACCTGGAACTGTGTAAGAACGACCGCAGTGCCTACGCATCGCCGGCGGAACGCATGCTGATGGCCATCGGCGAAGCCGAGCTGGTGGACACCTCCCGCGACCCACGACTCTCGCGTATTTTCTCTAACAAAGTCATTAAGCGCTACAAGGCGTTCGGCGAATTCTATGGCATGGAAGAAGCGATCGAGCAGATCGTGTCCTTCTTCCGCCACGCGGCCCAAGGGCTGGAAGAGAAAAAACAAATTCTTTACCTGCTAGGCCCGGTGGGTGGTGGCAAGTCATCCCTGGCCGAACGGCTCAAGGCGCTGATGGAGCAGGTCCCCATCTATGCCATCAAGGGATCCCCGGTATTTGAATCGCCACTGGCGCTCTTCTCGCCTACGGAAGACGGTCAGATTCTGGAAGAGGACTACGGCATCCCACGCCGTTACGTCAATACCATCATGTCGCCCTGGGCAGTGAAGCGCTTGCATGAGTACAACGGCGATATCACCAAGTTCAAGGTGGTCAAAATCCGCCCCTCGATTCTGGACCAGCAGGCGATCGCGAAAACCGAGCCGGGTGACGAGAACAACCAGGATATTTCCGCGCTGGTGGGCAAGGTGGACATCCGCAAGCTGGAAGATTTCCCGCAGAACGACCCTGATGCCTACAGCTTCTCCGGCAGCCTATGCCGGTCGAACCAGGGGTTGATGGAGTTTGTGGAAATGTTCAAGGCGCCGATCAAGGTGCTGCACCCCCTACTGACCGCAACCCAGGAAGGCAACTACAACAGCACCGAAGGGCTGGGGGCGATTCCGTTTAACGGGGTGATCCTGGCACACTCCAACGAATCCGAGTGGCAATCATTCCGCAACAACCGCAACAACGAGGCGTTCCTCGACCGTATCTATATCGTCAAGGTGCCCTATTGCCTGCGCGTGCAGGAAGAAATCCGGATTTACGACAAGCTACTGGAAAACAGCTCGCTGTCGAAAGCTCCGTGTGCGCCCGATACTCTGCGTATGCTGGCACAGTTCTCAGTACTGTCACGCATCAAGAATCCAGAAAACTCCAGTGTGTTTTCCAAGATGCGGGTCTATGACGGCGAAAACCTGAAAGATACAGACCCCAAGGCGAAGACCATTCAAGAATACCGCGACAATTCCGGTGTGGATGAGGGCATGAACGGCCTCTCTACCCGCTTCGCATTCAAAATCCTGTCCAAGGTGTTCAACTTCGACGCGACAGAAGTCGCCGCCAACCCGGTGCACCTGCTGTATGTGCTGGAGCAGCAGATTGAGCAGGAACAGTTCCCACCGGAGATTCAGGAAAATTACCTGGGCTTTATCAAGGAATACCTGGCACCGCGTTATGTGGACTTTATTGGCAAGGAAATCCAGACGGCATATCTGGAATCCTATGCGGAATACGGCCAGAACCTGTTCGACCGCTATGTGACTTACGCCGACTTCTGGATCCAGGATCAGGAATATCGCGATCCCGAGACTGGTGAAATTCTCGACCGCGCGGCGCTGAATGAGGAGTTGGAAAAAACCGAGAAACCCGCGGGTATTTCCAACCCCAAAGATTTCCGCAACGAGATCGTCAATTTTGTCCTGCGCGCCCGCGCGGGCAACCAGGGCAAGAATCCAGACTGGAGATCCTACGAGAAACTGAAAGCAGTGATCGAGAAGAAAATGTTTTCGAATACCGAAGACCTGCTGCCGGTTATTTCATTCAACACCAAGGCGTCTGCGGACGACCAGAAGAAACATGCCGACTTTGTCGCACGGATGGTGGAACGCGGCTATACCGAGAAGCAGGTTCGACTGCTCTCCGAGTGGTATCTGCGGGTGCGCAAGTCTCAGTAA